One window of the Rufibacter radiotolerans genome contains the following:
- a CDS encoding rhamnan synthesis F family protein, giving the protein METFKCAILYHNYYSIDGIEDIRNRISLLTGHKVLLLVSLSEKLFLEGNFKNSETEKFVISTNKGKDIGGKLLLIDLVQKLYPQIPYLILLHDKRSYQKFSGNLEKEKLFEIIQPAKFSAILELMENDKSVGIVGTKSTLRNEFQPTTGTFNTTNNTLLKQLSQRYNLTPAGYQFVGGTMFWVKTSVFLGFFGKNNPVEIRGSLESGNILDGKNGTITHSWERLLCWIVTSSGFKIIGI; this is encoded by the coding sequence ATGGAGACGTTCAAGTGTGCTATTCTATACCATAACTACTATAGCATAGACGGGATTGAAGATATCAGGAATCGTATTAGCCTGTTAACTGGCCATAAGGTTTTACTATTGGTTAGTTTGTCTGAGAAATTGTTTCTGGAAGGCAATTTTAAGAATTCTGAAACGGAGAAGTTTGTTATTTCCACCAATAAAGGAAAAGATATTGGTGGAAAGCTTCTGTTGATAGACCTGGTTCAGAAATTGTACCCCCAAATTCCTTACCTGATCTTGTTGCACGATAAAAGGAGTTACCAAAAATTCTCTGGAAATCTTGAAAAGGAAAAGTTGTTTGAAATCATTCAGCCCGCAAAATTTAGTGCCATTTTAGAATTGATGGAAAATGATAAAAGCGTGGGTATTGTAGGTACCAAGTCTACGCTCAGAAACGAGTTCCAGCCAACTACGGGTACTTTCAATACTACAAATAATACCCTTTTAAAGCAGTTAAGCCAGCGGTATAACCTAACACCTGCAGGATACCAGTTTGTGGGGGGGACCATGTTTTGGGTAAAGACTTCTGTCTTCCTTGGTTTTTTTGGCAAAAATAATCCTGTTGAAATCCGGGGATCCTTGGAGAGCGGAAACATCTTGGATGGCAAAAATGGTACTATCACCCATTCCTGGGAAAGACTTTTATGTTGGATTGTCACTTCCAGCGGATTTAAAATTATTGGTATTTAG